A genomic window from Limnochordia bacterium includes:
- a CDS encoding efflux RND transporter permease subunit: MRLPSFAVSRTVTMTMLIIAALIFGGIGLDRLGLELLPDLNIPMMTIATLYPLANPETVEKEVTTPIEQAMSTIPNVRKLESISTENVSLVMAQFNWGTDLDKMVDQVRISLDRLSYQLPTNSSAPLIMLVDPNQTPLMLVGVSGALESGELTAVVDDFLPALERIPGVASVTATGGAKEEIYIKYNQEKLQQYGLTTDQLKLLLQAQNVVLPIGAVEKDDTRYLAKVGNNYRTIDDLRNMIIGEQEADPLLNQGLGALVPKMLRLHHIAEVGVAYKPVTGYSRVDDKPAIMLSIYKQPGKNTVQVADEINATLARIKQTSPHQLEFFTLQDQSLFVRDSISWLSSTMVVGAILAVIVLFAFLQSIASIACIMVAIPLSIMITFFLMYLSGLTLNLMTLGGLALGVGMLVDNAIVVLESIYRQLQQGKKVKEAVIQGTNQVASAITASTITTLAVFIPVVFLGGIAGEIFKELGITISYALVASLLVALTAIPMLASKIFGRAKTIQFERSRFAELDGLYRTGLEWAVNHKPLIIGLAIVLLVCSAVTLLRFDVEFLPPMDQSMLMVNMELPPGITLDETNSLVTQVEEQIRSIPEVTSIASLVGSWADDVLSTARGASVNTAKLTVMLSEKNQRNRSAAQVAEEIKKVLAPFKTANFEVIHDIVGANMGMKQIVTLDISGPDFEVLTTITEELETALASESGFGTIVSSLDKQQPELFFEVNPFRALSGSVTATHIALAMRDAIGGAEITDLQLNGRTLPVVLRPDYDPTTNYDALTKHRIASALQDKDGQSYVVFDRVANVTETSSMLDIYHTERVRAVTLTATLDGIGLREAMTTVDKLVSNMDLPPGYAVKHGGVWEIVQESFGELLLALILAVVLVYMVMAAQFESFAHPLIIMITVPLAAIGSLFGLYLTGGRIGVPSLIGMIMLVGIAVNNGIVLIDQINYLRREEGLSLKDSVLQGSCTRLRPVLMTSLTTILALVPLALGFGDGAEVLKPLAITVVFGLSVSAVMTLFVIPVVYHLFENSLIRTSAESTQGECSHVKS; encoded by the coding sequence ATGAGACTGCCTTCTTTTGCTGTTTCGCGTACTGTAACAATGACAATGCTCATTATCGCTGCCTTGATCTTCGGCGGAATCGGTCTTGATCGCTTAGGTTTAGAACTTCTGCCTGATTTGAACATACCGATGATGACAATTGCCACCCTTTACCCCCTGGCTAACCCGGAAACGGTTGAAAAGGAGGTCACAACTCCCATCGAACAAGCCATGTCCACAATTCCTAATGTAAGGAAACTAGAATCAATCAGCACAGAAAATGTATCCTTGGTCATGGCACAGTTCAATTGGGGCACAGACTTGGATAAAATGGTGGATCAGGTACGGATCAGCTTAGATCGTTTGTCTTACCAGTTGCCCACGAATAGTTCGGCACCTTTAATCATGTTAGTCGATCCAAACCAAACCCCATTGATGTTGGTGGGCGTTAGTGGGGCTTTAGAGTCTGGGGAGCTTACTGCCGTTGTTGACGACTTTCTCCCTGCTTTAGAGCGAATACCGGGAGTAGCAAGTGTAACGGCAACTGGTGGTGCCAAAGAAGAGATCTACATTAAGTACAATCAGGAAAAACTTCAGCAGTACGGGCTGACCACAGACCAATTGAAGCTACTCCTACAGGCCCAAAATGTTGTTCTACCCATTGGTGCCGTGGAAAAAGATGATACCCGCTATTTGGCAAAGGTGGGAAACAATTACAGGACTATTGATGACTTGCGAAACATGATTATTGGGGAACAAGAAGCAGATCCTTTGCTTAACCAAGGCCTTGGAGCCTTGGTCCCCAAAATGCTTCGTTTACACCATATCGCCGAGGTCGGTGTTGCGTATAAACCTGTCACAGGTTATAGTCGTGTTGACGATAAACCAGCTATTATGTTGAGTATTTATAAACAGCCAGGGAAAAACACGGTGCAGGTAGCCGATGAGATCAATGCTACTTTAGCACGGATTAAACAAACATCTCCGCACCAACTGGAATTCTTTACGCTACAGGATCAGTCGCTTTTCGTTAGGGACTCTATCTCCTGGCTTAGTTCTACAATGGTAGTAGGAGCTATTTTAGCAGTAATTGTTCTTTTTGCCTTTCTGCAGAGTATTGCTAGTATCGCCTGTATTATGGTGGCGATTCCCCTCTCGATTATGATTACTTTTTTCCTCATGTACTTATCTGGATTAACTTTGAACCTAATGACCCTGGGCGGCTTAGCCCTTGGGGTTGGAATGTTAGTAGATAACGCGATAGTTGTGTTAGAAAGCATTTATCGGCAATTACAACAAGGCAAAAAGGTAAAGGAAGCAGTAATCCAGGGAACGAATCAAGTGGCTTCTGCCATTACCGCCTCTACCATAACTACGTTGGCGGTGTTTATCCCCGTAGTCTTTTTGGGCGGCATAGCCGGTGAGATCTTTAAGGAACTGGGGATCACAATTTCCTATGCCCTTGTTGCATCCTTATTGGTCGCCCTTACTGCTATTCCAATGCTAGCATCTAAGATCTTCGGACGGGCAAAAACTATCCAGTTTGAGCGGAGTAGGTTTGCAGAACTAGATGGGCTATATCGAACTGGCTTGGAATGGGCAGTGAACCATAAGCCTTTGATTATCGGGCTGGCCATCGTATTGCTTGTTTGTAGTGCAGTAACCCTGCTGCGTTTTGACGTTGAGTTTTTGCCCCCCATGGATCAGAGTATGCTCATGGTGAATATGGAGCTCCCACCGGGAATAACGCTAGATGAGACCAACAGTCTTGTCACACAGGTGGAGGAGCAAATCCGTAGCATTCCAGAGGTTACCAGTATTGCATCTTTAGTGGGTTCTTGGGCAGATGATGTCCTTTCAACGGCACGGGGTGCCTCCGTAAACACCGCAAAACTAACTGTAATGCTGAGCGAAAAAAACCAGCGTAATAGAAGTGCTGCCCAAGTTGCAGAGGAAATCAAGAAGGTCCTTGCTCCCTTCAAGACCGCCAATTTTGAAGTCATTCACGATATTGTTGGAGCCAATATGGGCATGAAGCAAATAGTAACACTGGATATTTCCGGACCAGATTTTGAGGTCCTTACTACTATTACAGAGGAATTGGAAACCGCGTTAGCATCTGAGTCGGGTTTTGGAACCATTGTCTCGTCCTTAGATAAACAACAACCGGAATTATTCTTTGAAGTAAATCCTTTCCGGGCTTTATCAGGAAGTGTTACGGCTACACATATTGCCCTAGCTATGCGCGATGCCATTGGTGGTGCAGAGATTACAGATCTGCAGCTGAATGGACGTACCCTTCCAGTGGTTTTACGTCCTGACTATGACCCAACCACCAATTATGATGCCTTAACAAAGCATCGCATTGCATCGGCCCTACAGGATAAAGATGGACAGTCCTATGTGGTATTTGATCGGGTGGCCAATGTAACGGAGACCTCATCAATGTTGGATATTTACCATACAGAACGGGTTCGGGCCGTGACCCTCACAGCAACCCTTGATGGAATAGGTCTGCGAGAAGCAATGACTACAGTGGATAAACTGGTGTCCAACATGGACTTACCACCTGGTTACGCGGTTAAGCATGGCGGTGTATGGGAGATTGTGCAGGAATCCTTTGGAGAATTATTGCTTGCCTTGATTTTGGCCGTTGTCTTAGTGTATATGGTGATGGCCGCTCAGTTTGAATCCTTCGCCCACCCTTTGATTATCATGATCACCGTTCCCCTTGCTGCTATTGGTTCCCTTTTTGGATTATACCTGACCGGAGGTCGCATTGGTGTTCCATCGTTAATCGGCATGATTATGCTCGTCGGAATCGCAGTAAACAACGGAATTGTACTAATTGATCAAATCAACTATCTACGCAGAGAAGAAGGCCTTTCCTTGAAGGATAGTGTCCTTCAAGGATCATGTACACGGCTAAGGCCAGTGCTAATGACCTCCCTGACTACTATTTTGGCTTTGGTTCCCCTAGCATTGGGTTTTGGTGATGGCGCCGAGGTTCTAAAGCCCTTGGCCATCACAGTCGTATTTGGTCTATCTGTATCCGCGGTAATGACCTTATTCGTTATTCCGGTGGTATACCATCTTTTTGAAAACTCGTTGATCAGGACCAGTGCCGAATCAACACAAGGGGAGTGTTCCCATGTTAAAAGTTAG
- a CDS encoding MBL fold metallo-hydrolase, with amino-acid sequence MLEILFLGTGTSHGIPVIGCNCGVCQSSDPKNKRNRSSILLTQGDTNILIDTATELRLQALRFNITSVDAVLYTHFHADHVFGFDDLRRFNNNGSKPIPVYGNAETIEELRQCFAYVFRKTQEGSKKPLVTPQIIQPVPTVIHGLTFQPIPIYHGQLGIYGYRFGNVAYITDCSKIPEQSEKLLKDLDILILGVLRYRPHPTHFNLNQALKVIAKLKPNRTYFTHICHDFDHEQVQRELPPNCYLGYDGLRLETS; translated from the coding sequence ATGCTTGAGATCTTGTTTTTAGGAACAGGTACTTCCCATGGGATACCGGTCATTGGCTGTAACTGCGGCGTCTGTCAATCCTCGGATCCAAAAAACAAACGAAACCGCTCTTCTATTTTGCTTACCCAAGGCGATACCAATATTCTCATCGATACTGCGACGGAACTACGTCTTCAGGCCTTAAGGTTTAATATCACTAGCGTTGATGCGGTGCTTTATACCCATTTCCATGCAGATCATGTCTTTGGCTTTGATGATTTGCGCAGGTTCAACAATAATGGTAGTAAGCCCATTCCCGTTTACGGCAATGCAGAGACAATAGAGGAATTACGCCAATGTTTTGCTTATGTGTTTCGCAAAACCCAAGAGGGAAGTAAAAAACCATTGGTAACCCCTCAGATTATTCAACCCGTACCCACAGTTATTCACGGTTTAACTTTTCAACCCATCCCAATCTATCACGGACAATTGGGTATTTACGGTTACCGGTTTGGAAATGTAGCCTACATTACCGACTGTAGCAAAATCCCCGAACAAAGCGAAAAGCTATTGAAGGATCTAGATATTCTCATCCTCGGAGTTTTGAGGTACCGCCCTCATCCAACCCACTTCAACCTCAACCAAGCATTAAAAGTAATTGCTAAATTAAAACCCAACCGCACATATTTTACCCACATATGTCATGACTTTGATCACGAACAAGTACAAAGGGAACTGCCGCCCAACTGCTACCTTGGGTATGACGGTTTACGGCTAGAGACTTCCTAA
- a CDS encoding cell wall hydrolase, with translation MAKTAMLDLFWRKIHDPRLLALMLISICVLIGVLQQFSGEGPKISEDEERLPIEEADLLLLIRLVHAEARAEPYSGQVAVAAVVLNRLLSPLFPDTIPGVIYQPGAFTVVTNGQINLEPNEEAKRAAIDAISGWDPSEGAVYFYNPQIARSPWLETRPKTKIIGQHVFTK, from the coding sequence TTGGCGAAAACAGCCATGCTTGACTTATTCTGGAGGAAAATCCATGATCCGAGACTTCTAGCCTTAATGCTAATTAGTATCTGCGTGTTAATCGGTGTACTCCAACAGTTTTCCGGGGAAGGGCCAAAGATCTCAGAGGATGAGGAAAGGCTACCAATTGAAGAGGCGGACCTATTGTTATTGATTCGACTTGTGCATGCCGAGGCACGGGCTGAGCCCTATTCGGGCCAGGTAGCCGTAGCTGCTGTAGTACTAAATCGGTTGTTAAGTCCCCTATTTCCGGATACGATACCCGGTGTAATCTATCAGCCTGGGGCTTTTACCGTTGTAACCAATGGGCAAATCAATCTTGAGCCTAATGAGGAAGCAAAAAGGGCAGCGATTGATGCTATCAGTGGGTGGGACCCCTCCGAAGGAGCTGTATACTTTTATAACCCGCAAATCGCTCGGAGCCCTTGGCTGGAGACTAGACCGAAGACTAAGATCATCGGGCAACATGTGTTTACGAAATAG
- the lepB gene encoding signal peptidase I produces the protein MKKIYAAWRKPSEEKSTLQEAVEILVLASILAFFFMTFIARAFTIDGPSMLPTLTDGERLLIDKVTYRFRPPKRGEIVVFKYPASPKHYFIKRVVALPGDVVAIKHGKLLLNGNPVDEPYINQQMWDELDPVEVPEDSFFVLGDNRNNSKDSRSKDVGFVPRDLIIGRAIWRYWPLGKLSVISIPGVFAALE, from the coding sequence ATGAAAAAGATATATGCAGCTTGGCGAAAGCCTAGTGAAGAGAAGTCTACCCTACAAGAAGCAGTAGAAATCCTTGTTTTAGCCAGTATTTTGGCCTTTTTTTTCATGACCTTTATTGCTCGGGCATTTACAATTGATGGTCCTTCCATGTTGCCTACTTTGACTGATGGCGAAAGATTACTTATTGATAAAGTCACTTACCGGTTCCGCCCACCAAAAAGGGGAGAAATTGTAGTTTTCAAATACCCTGCTTCCCCCAAACACTACTTTATTAAAAGAGTGGTGGCATTACCCGGCGATGTTGTCGCGATTAAACATGGCAAGCTGTTGCTTAATGGCAATCCTGTTGATGAGCCATACATAAATCAACAAATGTGGGATGAGCTTGACCCGGTGGAAGTTCCCGAGGATTCTTTTTTTGTACTAGGAGATAATCGAAACAATAGCAAAGATAGTCGTTCAAAAGATGTAGGATTTGTACCCCGCGATCTTATTATTGGTAGGGCTATTTGGCGATACTGGCCCCTTGGCAAGCTAAGTGTGATCTCCATCCCCGGGGTCTTTGCGGCTTTAGAGTAA
- a CDS encoding germination protein YpeB: protein MHKTRLIALLSIGLLLWGGYQYFTGRQREQGIENHYYCAFYELSGHLAEIENELGKAMVSVDPANQANYLLNAHYHALAARLHLEELPILPLDLSKTILFLRSLAEYTRQTVLDSKQNNTSEPEEMADFMNYLTVINAELDKARLTVQNSSVTIPWVSGFATAIEDAQKGHPAAYSLVAIEEILQVRPLSAEAQTTSEVSIDKDTARRAAVHFLTRRRLKEHLITVTEGDEDFGQTYTVEIVPALGTTGERITVAVTKSRGDILWMLSDFVPKKANLSIEEALDVGQAFLQRNGLVDMVNVSVDHVSANYLIASFSPLRAGAISSEEQVKLRIELEQGLVIGYDASAYLNASKDEIATTKALLSVDAALGLLHSDFTTEEYKKVLVSVGGVQRIAYEFAGTMNNQRYLVYIDAKTGKELEVKRIRQGSSR from the coding sequence TTGCATAAAACTAGATTAATTGCCCTTTTAAGTATTGGGTTGTTACTGTGGGGAGGCTATCAATATTTTACAGGGCGACAGAGAGAACAGGGGATCGAAAACCACTATTACTGTGCTTTTTATGAGTTATCGGGGCACTTGGCAGAGATAGAAAATGAGCTAGGCAAAGCCATGGTATCCGTTGATCCAGCAAACCAGGCCAATTACTTACTTAATGCCCACTACCATGCCTTAGCTGCCCGGTTGCATCTTGAGGAACTTCCCATTCTACCTTTGGACTTGTCCAAGACCATCCTTTTTCTCCGTTCCTTAGCTGAGTACACCCGACAGACGGTATTGGACAGTAAGCAGAATAACACTTCGGAACCAGAGGAAATGGCCGACTTTATGAACTACCTGACTGTTATTAATGCTGAGCTAGACAAAGCTCGGCTTACGGTCCAAAATAGCAGTGTGACAATTCCTTGGGTGAGCGGTTTTGCTACCGCGATTGAGGATGCCCAAAAAGGTCATCCCGCAGCCTACAGTTTGGTTGCCATAGAAGAGATACTACAAGTACGACCATTATCAGCGGAGGCACAGACTACTTCCGAGGTATCCATAGACAAGGATACGGCCCGCCGTGCAGCCGTTCATTTTCTCACTCGTCGGCGTCTAAAAGAGCACTTGATTACAGTAACAGAAGGTGATGAGGACTTTGGTCAAACCTATACCGTGGAGATAGTCCCCGCCCTTGGTACTACTGGGGAGCGGATTACTGTGGCAGTCACTAAAAGTAGGGGAGACATTCTGTGGATGCTCAGTGACTTTGTTCCCAAGAAGGCTAATCTCTCCATCGAGGAAGCTTTAGATGTCGGTCAAGCCTTCCTCCAAAGAAATGGATTGGTAGATATGGTGAATGTTTCAGTAGATCATGTATCGGCAAATTACTTGATCGCAAGCTTTTCCCCTTTAAGAGCAGGTGCCATCAGCTCTGAAGAACAGGTGAAACTACGTATTGAACTAGAACAAGGACTTGTAATCGGTTATGATGCCAGTGCGTATTTGAATGCGTCCAAGGACGAGATAGCTACAACCAAGGCACTTCTTAGCGTTGATGCAGCCTTAGGACTTCTACATTCCGATTTCACCACGGAGGAATACAAAAAGGTATTGGTTTCGGTTGGCGGTGTTCAAAGAATTGCCTATGAGTTTGCCGGTACTATGAATAACCAGCGATACTTAGTATACATTGATGCTAAGACAGGGAAAGAATTAGAGGTTAAGCGCATCAGGCAAGGTTCATCTCGTTAA
- a CDS encoding DNA polymerase III subunit alpha: MFIHLHVHSPYSFLDGASTLDSLLSCAGSFGMPAIAVTDHNNVSAAVQFHRLAKEYKIRPIQGAEVTMEDDSHLILLAKNSKGYENLCRLLTSAHLNSDRKQVRLSWQDLIKFNQHLICLSGCTQGLIPRLLLDHQYRDAEEAARRITRIFGPERFFIELQNLLVPGSKKLNKILVELAEKVNIPIVATNNVHFAAKDAFALHDVLTCVRNKSNLETISKLRRFNAENYLKSAEQMQRLFKEYPQALANTIKIASQCEAALELGVNHLPTYQSGGKSLELLRSLTFQGARKRYDKVTGEIRRRLEHELMVIGKLQVADYFLIVWDIVCYARQKQIRFSGRGSAADSAVAYCLGFTNVDPISRGLLFERFLSLERAEKPDIDLDFDARFKDVVVAYVKGKYGKVHTASVCTFATYLARMAIRDFGKVLGYLPEEIDELTKRMPYIPADGIEHTLTRIPELRESNIDFGKFDMLFKLCAQAAGFPRHMGTHLGGVVIADVPLYQLSPLQQAAKGEQIIQFDKNDIEDLGLIKIDLLPLRTLSVVEDTIHLAHDEKINIDYDAIPHDDPATYSLLRSGNTVGVFQLESPAQRALQPRLLPDSFEDLVASVALIRPGPISGDMVEPFIERRHGRSPITYLHPKLRDILAKTYGIVLFQEQVIEIAVEIAGFTPGEADRLRRTMTHYRSEREMQELGTHFVEKATKNGVSYENAKTIFSYIAGYAGYGFCEAHAASFADTAYRSAYLLCHYPAYYLAAMLNNQPMGYYPSHTLCVLAQSRGIQILGVNINKSQSGYTVWDNNIRVALKQVKGISTKELSLIEKNRQVSPFTSVLDFQRRVSVSRNTLENLILAGAFDQLSPNRRRLLWQIPDILKVGTPRKIIGEMDDFPLNQRIYHEYKVLGFSPTGHILTPLRSRLQEEGVATSRELQHQTEGKWVKAGGIVIKPHRPPTKSGKTVVFLTLEDEFGLVDVVIFDDVYQKYGELIFLCPALIVVGRIQRKHDTVSVVATQINEMNLA, translated from the coding sequence ATGTTTATACACCTACATGTACACAGCCCCTACTCCTTTTTGGACGGTGCATCTACTTTGGACAGTCTACTAAGCTGCGCCGGTTCCTTTGGAATGCCTGCCATAGCAGTTACAGACCACAATAACGTAAGTGCAGCAGTGCAATTCCATCGTTTGGCTAAGGAATATAAAATTAGGCCAATCCAAGGGGCCGAAGTAACCATGGAAGATGACTCCCATTTGATTCTACTGGCTAAAAACTCCAAGGGGTACGAAAACCTATGCCGACTTCTTACCTCGGCTCATCTAAACAGCGATCGAAAACAGGTCCGTTTGTCTTGGCAGGATTTGATTAAATTTAACCAACACCTCATTTGCTTATCTGGGTGCACCCAGGGCTTAATTCCCCGGTTACTTTTAGACCATCAATACCGGGATGCTGAAGAGGCAGCAAGGAGAATTACCCGCATATTTGGTCCGGAACGGTTTTTTATCGAGCTGCAGAATTTATTAGTGCCTGGTAGTAAAAAGTTAAACAAGATCCTGGTAGAGCTTGCAGAGAAGGTAAATATACCCATCGTAGCCACTAATAATGTCCATTTTGCAGCGAAGGACGCTTTCGCCTTACATGATGTGTTAACCTGTGTACGAAACAAGAGTAACCTTGAGACCATAAGTAAGCTCCGCCGCTTTAATGCCGAAAACTACCTAAAGTCAGCGGAACAAATGCAAAGGTTATTTAAAGAATACCCACAGGCTTTAGCCAATACCATTAAGATCGCCTCCCAATGTGAAGCAGCCCTAGAATTAGGAGTAAATCATTTACCGACATATCAATCCGGTGGAAAATCTTTGGAACTCCTTCGTTCCTTAACGTTCCAAGGTGCCAGGAAACGGTACGATAAAGTGACGGGGGAAATTAGACGACGGCTTGAGCATGAGTTAATGGTAATCGGTAAACTACAGGTTGCCGATTATTTCTTGATCGTTTGGGATATTGTCTGCTATGCGCGCCAAAAGCAAATCCGCTTTTCGGGAAGAGGCTCTGCAGCCGATAGTGCAGTGGCCTATTGCTTAGGGTTCACCAATGTAGATCCCATTAGCCGTGGCCTTTTATTTGAGCGTTTTCTCTCACTAGAGCGGGCTGAAAAGCCAGATATTGATTTGGATTTTGATGCCCGTTTTAAGGATGTCGTAGTCGCCTATGTCAAGGGAAAATACGGAAAAGTACATACCGCTTCGGTCTGTACCTTTGCTACATATCTGGCGCGTATGGCTATTAGAGACTTCGGCAAAGTCCTCGGATATCTTCCAGAAGAAATCGATGAACTAACAAAGAGAATGCCCTATATCCCCGCCGATGGAATAGAGCATACCCTTACTAGGATACCCGAACTGAGAGAAAGCAATATTGATTTTGGTAAATTCGATATGTTGTTCAAATTATGTGCACAGGCTGCCGGATTTCCTCGACACATGGGCACCCATTTGGGCGGTGTTGTCATTGCCGATGTACCTTTATACCAACTTAGTCCCTTACAGCAGGCAGCTAAGGGAGAACAGATCATCCAATTTGACAAAAATGACATCGAGGATCTAGGTTTAATTAAAATTGATCTTTTGCCCCTACGTACTTTAAGCGTTGTGGAAGATACGATTCACCTCGCCCACGATGAAAAGATAAACATTGATTACGATGCTATTCCCCATGATGATCCTGCAACATATAGTCTTCTTAGATCCGGTAATACAGTGGGGGTTTTTCAACTAGAAAGTCCTGCTCAACGGGCACTTCAACCAAGGTTGCTTCCAGATTCCTTTGAAGATCTTGTCGCTAGCGTCGCTTTGATTCGGCCCGGTCCAATCAGTGGGGATATGGTTGAACCTTTCATTGAGCGCCGTCATGGTAGAAGTCCCATCACCTATTTGCATCCAAAACTAAGGGATATCTTAGCTAAAACTTATGGCATTGTTCTATTTCAAGAACAGGTAATTGAAATTGCAGTAGAAATCGCTGGCTTTACACCGGGGGAGGCGGATCGGTTAAGGCGAACAATGACCCATTACCGGTCGGAGAGGGAAATGCAGGAACTGGGGACCCACTTTGTGGAAAAGGCCACTAAGAATGGCGTTTCTTACGAGAATGCCAAGACTATATTCTCGTATATTGCAGGATATGCAGGCTATGGTTTTTGCGAAGCACATGCTGCTTCCTTCGCCGATACTGCCTATCGTAGTGCCTATTTACTTTGTCATTATCCGGCCTACTACTTGGCCGCAATGCTGAATAATCAACCAATGGGCTATTACCCATCCCATACCCTGTGTGTTCTTGCCCAAAGTAGGGGTATACAAATTCTTGGGGTAAATATCAACAAAAGCCAAAGTGGATATACCGTTTGGGATAACAACATTAGGGTAGCTTTAAAACAAGTCAAAGGAATTTCCACCAAGGAACTATCACTGATAGAAAAAAACCGGCAAGTTAGTCCTTTCACATCGGTATTAGACTTCCAAAGGAGGGTATCTGTTTCAAGGAATACCTTAGAAAACCTTATTCTTGCAGGGGCTTTTGATCAATTATCCCCTAATAGACGCAGACTCCTTTGGCAAATTCCGGACATCCTAAAAGTAGGAACTCCAAGGAAGATCATAGGTGAAATGGATGACTTTCCTCTGAATCAAAGAATCTACCATGAGTATAAAGTCTTAGGTTTCAGCCCCACAGGACATATTTTGACTCCCCTCCGTTCTAGATTACAGGAAGAGGGAGTTGCTACCAGTAGGGAATTGCAGCATCAGACCGAAGGAAAATGGGTCAAGGCCGGGGGAATAGTGATCAAACCCCATCGTCCCCCGACAAAAAGCGGAAAGACTGTGGTTTTTCTAACCCTCGAAGACGAGTTTGGTCTTGTTGATGTGGTCATCTTCGATGATGTCTATCAAAAATATGGAGAACTGATCTTCTTGTGTCCAGCATTGATCGTTGTTGGTCGGATTCAACGAAAACATGATACCGTTTCAGTCGTCGCCACACAAATTAACGAGATGAACCTTGCCTGA